The following are encoded in a window of Carassius auratus strain Wakin chromosome 6, ASM336829v1, whole genome shotgun sequence genomic DNA:
- the LOC113096033 gene encoding oxytocin receptor-like: MPVLTLNLSDVTLEMGATGDEPRDEHLAQVEIALLSVIFLCASSLNFGLLLVLWRKRQQMSRMRVFVSHLCLADLVVAFFQVCPQLMWDITDRFIGPDLVCRLVKYLQIVGMFASTYMIVVMTVDRYQAICNPMVTFRRRRARWNLPVCVAWLASFVFSVPQLFIFSRVQIAPGVYDCWAQFIQPWGPKAYVTWTTLVIFLVPIVTVTVCQVRICRALQINLYLKTQQQQQGRGEGHPLSSRTSNVASVSKSRIKTAKMTVVIVLAYTVCWAPFFTVQLWSVWDAEAPTETATFTILMLLASLNSVANPCIYLLFTVKFPKLVGTLLCMKQTDLKESLPEEATMVSSLYLSFKSHSDIL; this comes from the exons atgccTGTCCTTACATTGAACTTAAGCGATGTAACTTTGGAGATGGGAGCAACCGGAGATGAACCCCGGGATGAGCATTTAGCTCAAGTTGAGATCGCGCTGCTGAGCGTCATCTTTCTTTGCGCATCATCTCTGAACTTTGGCCTGCttctggttctgtggaggaagaGACAGCAGATGTCCAGGATGCGCGTGTTTGTGAGTCATCTCTGCTTGGCGGACCTGGTGGTCGCCTTTTTCCAGGTGTGTCCACAGCTGATGTGGGACATAACCGACCGCTTCATCGGTCCTGACCTCGTATGTCGTCTGGTCAAGTATCTGCAGATCGTCGGCATGTTCGCCTCCACTTATATGATAGTTGTGATGACCGTTGACCGTTATCAGGCGATCTGTAACCCCATGGTGACTTTCCGGAGGCGACGCGCGCGCTGGAACCTGCCGGTGTGCGTCGCGTGGCTCGCGTCTTTCGTCTTCAGCGTCCCGCAGCTGTTTATTTTCTCCAGGGTTCAGATCGCTCCGGGGGTCTACGACTGCTGGGCACAGTTCATTCAGCCGTGGGGACCTAAAGCGTACGTGACGTGGACGACACTGGTGATATTTCTGGTGCCCATCGTGACCGTGACGGTGTGCCAGGTGCGCATCTGCCGCGCGCTCCAGATCAACCTGTACCTGAAgacccagcagcagcagcagggtcGTGGTGAAGGACACCCCCTTTCATCCAGGACCAGCAACGTGGCGTCGGTGTCCAAGTCTCGAATTAAGACCGCGAAGATGACGGTGGTGATCGTGCTCGCCTACACCGTGTGCTGGGCTCCGTTCTTCACCGTTCAGCTGTGGTCTGTGTGGGACGCCGAAGCTCCGACCGAGA CTGCCACCTTCACCATCCTCATGTTGCTGGCGAGCTTGAACAGTGTTGCCAACCCATGTATCTACCTGCTGTTCACTGTGAAGTTCCCCAAACTGGTGGGAACTCTCCTGTGCATGAAGCAGACAGACTTGAAGGAGTCACTCCCCGAGGAGGCTACAATGGTCAGCTCTCTGTATCTGAGCTTTAAAAGCCACTCTGACATactgtga